The Etheostoma spectabile isolate EspeVRDwgs_2016 chromosome 4, UIUC_Espe_1.0, whole genome shotgun sequence sequence TATTGGTATTTCAGATAagaaacaaacagtaaaaactgtatgtttctaaaaatgtttccaaaatgtttctatttagataaagacaaaaaacaataggttgTTTTTCAAttaggtactgcatgggggtcgcgaaagttttggttgattagactttttttatattctcccCCCCCCGCAATTTTTTCAAATCGTAAGTGAACGtgtacgttttttttaaataacataaacatgaattcaacacactgtagtaaacagaatAAGGAGGCAGAGAAGATGTCTTtctcatcaatgcacacatggcactataggaccagtttgataaacacaattttatacaatatatttgATTAGGGTGGGGTCGGTCCCCGCTCCAtactcgccatcagtttgggggtccttggcctggaaaacgttgaagacccctggtttagatATTATTAAAGTACAAAGCTGCTTCACATAGTTGTTATTAATATCTCACATTAGGTTGTTATTGTAGCAAAGAGTTAAGAGCATATGTATTGCCTAGCCTCTACTACATAATTATTGGTTATGAAAGATTACCAAGTCTTATTAAATGTCTCACTGGTACCTTGAATGTAGTTTTTCCAGTTTTACTATAggtgttagggctgcacaattaatcgaattttaatcgcgatcacgatttgggacttccacgatcaaatttgcgtgatcgagcgattatttttatttaaagcgtcatttatagaacgctccaggttttttgcaaagccaatctccgctccataaagccgtctgcccagagccagtcagagtagttcactgcaccccgtgcagctaagtttctagatgtagacagtcacagaggacagagtagcgggagaaaactcaacagatagcagtcggtaatacatcagttcaaggtttaccagtttaccagtaaacgcaacaatttgtcccatttgttgtttttcagacaacagcagtgaccagtgctagtcggtgctagttagcgtctgttagctgttagctagtagcgtctgttagctgttagctctttaggacgcaccggtgctaatgtcctgcatccgctgcaatgctgttataTGGTActgtttaattttgcgttacatgacccatttcgtctgtaaagcctgcctgtgttggatctttctacgctctctcgtcctactctctctcatCTTACTctcgcgccccgccacacagcggccgcggtccacacttctgtatatgtctacagttttaattttcattaacacagctgtatttgAAGTATGAGGGgttaaacctgtatttgtaccagtgtttccgcgggtaactgttatcgcggccgctacggcgaagaaccaGAAGAAGTTTTGAATGCAGctacttcagttggtagagtaacagcgtgggagacggagctgctggtaccgaagcctggaccaggaccagagatgtgacccatggcaagaatatcatagttcataaaaatgcagcgcagtgaagatacagacgtttaatacacacgagtGTGTATCCGcctcgacccgtgctggacccgttcataatgacagccgtctctctgtgagtagcgtccatcacactccctctccagttaaatagcctatgtgacaataaaatttgttttggttaaaatcaacaaataatcgtgagaataatcgcgatcaaaattttgatccaaataatcgcgattatcattttggccataatcttGCAGCCCTAATAGGTGTTGTATAACGTCTTTGATCAACATAGAAAGTGGGAGGTTGTGCCCGTTTCCTTTTCAAAAGAATAAATCTGCACGCCAAAACGGTTATGAACCTTGCCACCGTGAAAAGTGGGACTGTCCTCTCCCAGTAAGGCAagacagctttatttgtatagcacatNNNNNNNNNNgggcaattcaaagtgctttacacaaaatctggtaaaaaaaaactaaaaacagataaaacacaagtacagttaaaaaataaaaacattaagacagataaaaccctaacccacttgagaccaccttcacactaattagtcaattttagtgctacctttcatgatcaccctcagtgtcattacccttcacgactctatttttagagacgttccctttcgtctccttggactcttctttaCACTTATTAAGCCAATCTAGTGCTGTCTTTCGTGTCTACTTAACGACCGTCTTTGCAGGTTTTTCAGATCTTTCGACACtaaacattcacactttttctttttttcgagtctctctttctctgtattacacaaaTACTCCAAATACAGCCAGCACTGTGTCAGGTTCCACCTTGAGTTTTAAGTACTGAGTTTTCAAATACTGGAGAATTTTGGCCATGACTGAAGCCTTTTTATTCTAACACTGCTGGTGTTCATGTGTTTGTCTCTGCAGTGTTTGTGGTGTTGGGAACCAGTATAGCAGTGCAGATGGGCACCAACCCGGACTGGATGTTCTTCTGCTGCTTTGCTGGGATGTTCATGTTCTACTGTGCCCACTGGCAAACATACGTGTCAGGAACACTGCGCTTTGGCATGTGAGTCAACAAAGCTGTTTATTAAAGCATAAACACCATTTCCAGCCATTTGGCTATTAAATCCGCTAATTTTAGGAGTTGCAATTCAGTCCTTAGCAGTTTAActaagtgttaattttcaatatTGCGACCAATACCTGAGTTCACTGATTccaaaaaatccttttttagtACATTAAAAATGCATCAGTATGTAACGTTATCTTGAAATTTAGTTTGGTCTGTAATCAATAATGGCGATAATAAGGCCAGAAactataaattaaaaacaaaaaaacatattcctACAACATAAAGGTTTCTGAAGCTACAGCTTGTTATACCTTTACAATAATCACATTTTACATCAAAAGCTAACAGCAATATCTCAAGATTGATTGTTTCAGCTTTACTCCACTCACATTGTCAGACACATTTCAGTCAGTGTAAAGGAAAAACTCAGCACAACTAATTCCACATACGTGAAGAAGGTTTGGGAGATTTTGATGACCTATACAGAAGCATTTTGAATGTTAAAGTAGGAATACTAATATTCAAATTCCCTGTCCATTAGTAggaatgataaaaaataaattccacCTGAGAAATTATAACTACGGCCACATTTTGAATCATGACAGAGGGCTGTGAGTGACGTTCTCTTCTTAGTAGCAGATTACATGTAAATCCCCCTGTCCTTGCCCAACCCGTCAAACTTCTCCCCTCCCCGCCAAAACGACAGAAGTTttgaaaaaactgacattgaaaaaagagtgccatgaagaaaaaaaaaaagatttttgaagGAAGATTGTCATTCTagactggggaaaaaaatatcccccaaaatcatttttaatgcctgttctctcttttttcagtgccagtgtttttcttttacaatgcCTAATTTTATTTTCGCCCTCgtctcctgctctgtctttgagaaaatgaaagttcacATGGGCCGAGCTGGAATCTTGCTTCGTATGACATCACAAGGGGGAacggttacctcccctttctctgctttNNNNNNNNNNCAGAGAAtatggcccacccatgagagagagagagacatcatcactttcaaacgagcaaagtggcagttggtcaaggccacccagatacagcattaggggaccactaaggtctacataaaagagacttcagatacagtattaggggaccactaaggtctatataaaagagacttcagaaacagtattaggggaccactaaggtctacagtAATCCCTCGTTTATCGCGGGGGTTACGTTCCGAAAATGACCCGCGATAAGTGAAATCCGCGAAAtagaaaattttttttttttacaattagcaACTATTACATGTATTCAAATACAGTGACTCACGTGTAGGCCGTTTCAATGCTCTTCAGACGGGCCGCTGCATCCTGACTGCGCTCTGCAGTGTTCTCTTCTTCTGACGTTTGTATCCagggttatgttttttttcctgcagtcaTAATCCACAGAGCTAATGGCGTCTCCATCGTACCATGGTCTTGTTGCGAACAGTTACAACCCTTTTGCATTCGTATTAAAATTGACTGCTGCTttgtccttatgtttttttcctcctttttagTAAAGAACGGAAGATTCATTGATTCCGTAATGGCGAGCAACGGCTGCATAGCTTTTACTTCCCTTAGCATGTCCAGAAGTTTAACTTTATCTGAGATAGGTAGCATCTTCCGCCGTTTGGGCCCATCCGCAGGTGCTTTTGTCGGTCCAGGCCTTTCGTCGACATTATGGGTTTAGGAGATGTTCGAAATTACAAGATAATGGCCAACTTAATGTAAATTGCCAAGCTGTTTTATGTACGTACACATAACTGCACGAGACGACAAAATGATAGCACAATTCGTAGCATGTTTTGATACAAGAAGCGGGAGTGAGTTTTTAGCGAATCCGAATGCAGAGCAcaatgcaccaaaaaaaaaaaaaaatgcattatgaaAATCCGCGAAATAGCGAATCCGCGATAAGTGAACGCGAAGTGGCGAGGGAGCAactgtatataaaagagacttcagatacagtattaggggacaccaTAAGGTctattataaaagagactcagatacagtattaggggaccactaaggtcaatattataaaagagacttcagatacagtattaggggaccactaaggtctatataaaagcatccaaaaatcACCAtcccatgggacctttttaagctaactattttaaccGGTTATCCGTTACTTTCAGATATTTAGTTCTACAATGtgttcattacttttagctaccTGTTTAAACTTTCTAACTAGTATCAGTGTTCAGATCCACGTCCGGCATTGTGTCGTGGAAGAAGGCTCCAGGATGGCTGTGCTGCTAGCCGTCACTAATCCTCACTTTCAACTCTCTGCTTTCTCCTCCCACTCAGCATTGATGTGACTGAGGTGCAAATCTTCATAATAATCATGTATTTGCTGGCCGCTGTGGGAGGATCTGCTTTGTGGCAGTCAATGGTAATTGTGATCGGTTCTACTTGCTTCAGATTGAGATTAATGAGATTGATGATGTTatagtattgttgtttttttgctgtgacATTCTCATGTTAcctgttttactgtatttgttatcagaaatacaaaaaatgtcaCTCTGAACGCTTTTACCACTCTCTAACATTACTCATAATGCTTTGATTGTGGATGCATTTGTAAAGGTGAATGTGCTCACAAACTACAAAAATAGCTtggaaatttaacatttaatatcaACACATCTTTTGATGTAAACGTTGCATCTTTGAGTCTGAGTTGTATTGTCATTCCttgatttcagtgtttttgatgtCTTGATTCCTAGATTCCGATCCTAAATATCCAGATGAAAATGATTCCTGCCATCTGCACTTTTTTAGGAGCCATCTTCTCCTGCACCAATTACTTCAGAGTTATTTTTACAGGAGGTGTGGGCAAAAACGGATCCACAATAGCAGTAAGTCTGGAAACGTCTGCACTTCTCCTGATAGGTTGGTGGTCAAAGAACCGGTTGATGGATGTTCTCCCAGAGCCTGACATGTCAGTTTTATCATAGATAAATCAATATAGAAAGGCTTCCAAGTGACCTCATTGCGAGATGTTCTTGCATGTAGGGGGTAGAAAACCAACCAGaagcacagagttgtttttgTGCCATTACCTATTCTATAacccaagaagaagaaaaactccCTGTAAGCTGCATAGTTGGGTATCAACATCTAGTTTAGCATATACACTGGGGAGGAAGAAACCATTTTGAGACTTACCTCACACTCACTTTTACTGTgcgtttgtctgtttttgttgtgcttttataCCGTGCGGCGTGTTAATAGTTTGGGACACAGTTCATTTCTTGTAGAGTTAACCTTGTGAAGTCCCAGTTAGCGTCATCACTGCTATCAGCCAATATTTCTCCATGTGTCATGTTGGCCCGCTACAGCACACATATtgagttttgttttgcactaaaatgtcaagaTTTTGACCCGAATCTATCAACAAAACTGTGAAATACCCTTCTACATTGGTTTTTAGCTAAAAATGTGCTTTAGGGGTGTACTCTTTATTTATCAGTAATTCTGTAAGCCAAACCAAAATTGAAATTGCTACTACTTTCTGTATGTACCCCCCTATGGTTTTCATATTTAGAAAATAAGAGTGGATGGCTATGTAGCAGTCATTCATAAATACTGTGCTACTTTTTGAATGTTATTCAATGGGTCCATGTGACCTGCTCCCATGCAACCAAACTCCTAACTGTAGAAACATaatcatttgtttctttttctataATACATCTGGTACAAATACTAGCAACTCAAAGTTTTTGAGCAGAATAAGTAAATTGTTGTTGCCATCAGTTCCCATTACAGATTGTGTCTATTTCTACTGACTTTAACCATGTgtgggtttgtttttgtgtctctgtcttcaggGAACCAGCGTCCTCTCTCCAGTTTTACATATTGGTTCAGTTATAATTTTGGCGATGATGATATACAAGAAGTCTGCTGTCCAGCTCTTCGAGAAACATCCATGTCTTTATATCCTGGCGTTTGGCTTTGTCTCGGCCAAAATTACCAATAAATTAGTTGTAAGTCAAACCCACTTTTTACTGTACAAGGGGTCAAACACAATGCTGTGGtcacaggacaaaaaaaaactaaaaatggtgATAACTTTGCAATATATCATCTCATACCTGTGCTTTACTGCTACTACATTATTCTGGAAAAAGACCGATGTCCAACGAGTTCATGGCCAAATTGTTCTACTGGGTGCTAAGACTcggataataataatagtgtcaTATAATATTCTTTTCAAATAGCTTTACAGTTTTTAATTTCCACTGTAGAATGTAGTGTTTTGCAGAGATTTAGCAGtgccaataaaagaaaaccgtagtgtgtgtgtgtgcgatgctgaccgtgtgtgtttttccatttgTCCACAGGTAGCACACATGACAAAAAGTGAGATGCATCTCCACGATTTAGCCTTCCTGGGACCAGGACTACTGTTCCTGGATCAGTATTTCAATAGTTTTATTGACGAGTACCTGGTGCTGTGGATTGCATTGGTAAGTACACACATGATGCCAGCTTTGGAAAAATGGGCTCAGGAAtagtatgtatttgtgtgtatgtaggcAATAaaggctattattattatttattattattattattattattattattattattaagtagaGTATGATTTTATGAGTTATAATTattgcatagtatgtcaaatttACGAGATACCAAGGAACAATTATGAGACagatataaaaatataagatgACATGCTAAGTCAAAATGACTGAATCctaattatgacttttttttttttatatatatatcaaaattATAAAGTATTAAGTTAAAGATCTGAGATATGACACCGGTTGACGTAGGGCTGGATCTGAATATTCGAGTATTCGTTCCATAGGTAAGGGatttaaattaagaaaataaaaaagggcatgcaggctgaaattgACTGTTTTCCGAGTTTTGTCTCGGCCAGGTACGGAGCATAGTTGCGTTACAAGAGAGCAGTCTGTTGTTTGTAGGGGTCTGTATGGTCATACTGTAGCAGCCTAGTCTCGTTTTCAGGCGATATGATAAAGGTAAATATAGTATAACCGTTCATAACTCTAATGCTCCAGTGAGGCGCTGGCTGCATGGGGGGGGGAGGACTGGTTTTAGGAAGTGGGAACGATTGAGCCtatgatagtttttttttttttttgtttttttttgtaaattaggTATGACTGGTTTGTAAAATtctatattctgtttttttgtatttcactcGCGGTGAATATTTATTGTTTGACTGACCTGTCAAGGGACTACAACCTGGTACAATGCATCTCTCCTTGTTCTTTAACAAGGTTAATGTTAACGTGTGCAATGTCCCTGTTTAAGTACATTAAATAAAAGGTAAAGATCGTCAGACAGTCCAGTAAAAACTCGGGTCTCTCCGTTTATGCCTGCGGTAAAAGGTTGAGTCGGAATCACCTTTTGGAGGAAAGCAAGCTGACGTCAATCTGTGGTGGACAATCTTGTCCACCGGAGATCAGACTCGTCTGTCCTATAACAGACAcgtttttaacctttttgtaaggtattcgggtcaaatcgacccatttcaaatttttacaagtaggaaaatgagaaaaagttacatttgtttctacctgaaaatcaacagccttaccttattttctgagATGAACATGCATTCCTGACTCATTTCGGAAATTATTCTGGAAATGAccgcttatgtttttttccatagtggatttttaacatgaattataaccttatgacaaaagcttccatttttaattgggTTCTAGTAgtgactgattgcattccctaaacatagcaTATGTTTTCTCAATTGgatgaaattgagataaagacaatatttgttaatagataaTGAAGCAAAATTTGATTTCAGAATTAAAACCCCATATAAGTCACTAGGGATACAacagggtcccgaaagtgaagacaatacaagggttaaacgaAATAGTGAATTGAAATTGTGATTTTATAAGTTGAACCTATGAGATAGTAAGTCAGAACAATGAAATGgtgaaaatgtactttaatttAGCTACATCTAAAATTATGAAATGATAGATgactcaggttttttttcccgTTTTCTCGGCGTGTAGAGCTCCTGTTTGACggtgtttctttctctcccgCAGATCATTTCCTTCTTCGACTTGGTACGTTACTGTGTCAGTGTTTGCAACCAGATTGCCTGCCATCTTCACATTTTCGTTTTCAAAATCAAGCCTTGTTCAGTGCTCAGTTCAGCACCTCACTGAGGACACGCCGGCCGTTACTGACTCTGTCCCTTTCCCGTTAGTCACACTCCATCTTTTCGTCCCTCTGTTTCCCACGACGCAGGGGACGACCTGGTGTAAAAGTATGTGCTTCTGCCAACTGAATGTGAGGacaaataatatacagtatattaagtTACTGGAGTATTACTGTCATTGTTTCCTTTTCACCAGTGCAGAATTTGAATTGGTACGAGTTTTCATCTTCTGCACCAGTAATAAGCATTCTCCTTCTGACAAACTCATGAGCAAATATTTCAGGAGAGTACAGGTGCTACTCCATCTGTTCAAGGAGAGCAACTTAAAtgtcttttaactgtttgtgtgCAAAGAAAATGTATAGAAACTGAATCAAAACTATTTGCTTTTTcacaattataattttttttaaacatttgcatAACTTTACCTttttgttattgtaaatacCGAACTCTTATACTGTCTCTGCGTTTAAGTTAAAAATCCTGCTTTGACACATTTATAAACCTTCATGTATATGATTTATACTTCTCCTTCCCATTACACCAAACAATTGATCAGCAGCAATGTGGTTTTGGAGGAAACTTGATGCCGACTTCAGAATGTTGTCATTGATCAAACCTGCAAAATATGCACTGCCAATGTTGTTTGGTTAGTTTGTCAACTGAGATCACCCGTGGGATTTTAATCTCTGGGTAggcatttttgtgtgtatttattgtcgCGTGTAATGTTATTAGCTAATATATTCATTGTGTTTGGTTAAAGGTACACGCCACTCTTTGTTGACACAGGGCTCATCACgctctcccctagctgtagattgGTGGGtcaatgtgttttgtgtctcaGTGGATGCGTTGTTTTAGTCCGATGCAACACAGTCAGTGCcgctgctagttagcttagcgtagtgaatggaatcctatgttgcccgttagcatgttgtgagtaaaagaaAGTGAGCCAATacaagtacaaatagcaatgcagattaagactagacgatttcctaggcagatattgacttgggactatattgggtggaagcacagttGAAGCACTGCTGTAGGGGCACAGAGATCACACAGCACCTTAACCCCCCCCCGTCAACATACCCAGCGTGAATAGCTGGCTATTTTTCCTACTGTAGACAGTGAATGGCGATGAACGTGTCGGAGTTTGTGAGAGACGAAGAGGATGACTTCTCAGACAGTAGATCCAGAAGCATACCTCCTAAAAACCAGAGTTTTTAGAGGAGGAGCTGCGTGCTTGGGAAATAGAACGAGAGGAGGAGATTGTGATCACTCAACAGCCCGAAGACGTGAGGCATCCTGCAGCCCTCGACATTTTTTTTCGGTGCAATAAAGTCGACTGGGAAAAACGCAGAATGGATTTAATAAACAGCTGTCCACAGAATAGGTGATCACTGTAAACATGACACATGGTTATTTTAAGGGATGGATCAACCCATATTTAACCTGTACTCACACAGAGTTGCTGCGTGATTTCTCGGCCagcagtgcttcggctgtgcttccacccaatatagtcccaggtcaatatctgcctaggaaatcgtCTAGTCTTGattgcattgctatttgtactcgtaAATATGCAGGTCTTGATAAGTAATTAggtggtggttgttgtttttttactcacaacatgctaaccgacAACGTAGGATTCtattcactatgctaagctaactagcggcggccctgccggtgttgcaccggactaaaacaataCATCCACTGAGGCACAGAATGCGTTGGCGTCACTTTTATAACGCACAACAGAGATACACAGCCACAATCAGATTTTTGTCcacacatgtaaacaaaaatatCTAAACTCAAAGGTCCACTTAATAGCCTTCAGAGCTATGCCGATGTGGATGGGGTCAAGAAGGAACTTTGATGCTCAgattttcacacattttgatagtaaaaaaaaaaaaaaaaaaatgtatacactcTTTTTTTCACTCCACCAGCAGCCACGCTATTTTCTGTCACTTCACATTGTCTGTTACACTCCACCTGGTATTATCCTATATTTATctcattgtcaacaaatcccatgaaaagaccaaaaccataGTGTTGGGTTTTGGTTGGGAACTGttgagcaaaaacaaaatacagaatatcaccagactcctcctttttaaCCTGACTCCCTGCCACCATGACACATATGTAAGTTTAAATCACTCTTTCCTGCATTGGTTGTGGATGTGtactgctttttaaaaatgtgtccaTTATTAACATTGTCT is a genomic window containing:
- the cept1b gene encoding choline/ethanolaminephosphotransferase 1; this translates as MSATGQQQAGGLRSRRGLGRDKDPGQGMGMEAACWLAPGVLRRLIELPSPPLSRHQLKRLEEHRYSSAGRSLLEPLMQRYWEWLVGRVPSWIAPNLITIIGLATNVFTTLVLIYYCPTATEQAPLWAYLLCAVGLFIYQSLDAIDGKQARRTNSSSPLGELFDHGCDSLSTVFVVLGTSIAVQMGTNPDWMFFCCFAGMFMFYCAHWQTYVSGTLRFGIIDVTEVQIFIIIMYLLAAVGGSALWQSMIPILNIQMKMIPAICTFLGAIFSCTNYFRVIFTGGVGKNGSTIAGTSVLSPVLHIGSVIILAMMIYKKSAVQLFEKHPCLYILAFGFVSAKITNKLVVAHMTKSEMHLHDLAFLGPGLLFLDQYFNSFIDEYLVLWIALIISFFDLVRYCVSVCNQIACHLHIFVFKIKPCSVLSSAPH